Genomic segment of Chloroflexota bacterium:
GGCGGATTCCCATATCTGCCCTTGCCTTTTGAAACCCGCAGAGGACGCAAAGGGCGCTAAGGATGCCTAGATTTCTTTGCGATCTTTGCGCCCTTTGCGGTTCATCTTTAAAAGACCATCCCCTCCGTAGCGACATCCGCCAGGACGGCCTCCGGTGGACCGTCGGCGATGATCCGCCCCTGATGCAGCACCAGGACCCGCCCGGCATAGCGTCGGATCACCTCCATATCGTGCTCGACGAAGAGGGTGGTCACGCCGGCGCTCTGCAGCACCCCCATCAGCGTATCCATGACCCCAAACTTGTCTCGCATGCTGACCCCGCTGGTGGGCTCGTCCATGAGCAGCAGCCGGGGGCGCAAGGCGAACGCCAGGGCGATGTCCAGCAGCTTGCGCCCTCCCTCCGGCAACGCCACCACCGGCTGGTCCGCATAATCCCGGATTCCGAACGGTCCCAGGATCGCCAGCGCCTCCGAGATCAGCGCATCCTGTCTCAGCGGACGCCACGGGTCCAGCCCCCGCCCCTCCCTCGCCGCCAGGGCGATGAGGACGTTCTCTACGACGGACAGGCCGGTGTAGAGCTGGGGGATCTGGAAGGACCGGGCGATCCCCAACCGGGTGATCGCCCGGGGCGGCAGCCCGGTGATATCCCGCCCCAGATAGCGAATGCGGCCCCGCTGCGGTCGGACATAGCCGGTGATCAGATTCAAGAGCGTCGTCTTCCCGGCGCCGTTGGGCCCAACGACGCCCACCCGCTCACCGGCCGTGATCCGGAGATCGATGCCATCGGCCGCCACGACCTGCCCGAACGTGCGGGTCAGCCCAACCGCCTCCAGGACCACCGGCGTATCCTGATCCGTCTCACGGCGGACGTGTAGATCGTCCAAAGTCCCTCCGGCATGAACAGGATGATGAGCAGCATGGCGCTCCCCATGATCATCTGCCAGATGTAGGGAGCGTACTTGAAGGCGTAGGCCCGCAGGATCTCGAAGACGACGGCGCCGCCCAGGGGGGCGAGCACGTTCCCGATCCCGCCCAGCAACGCCACGAACACGAACTCGCCCGAGGTGGTCCAGTAGGCCAGTTGTGGATCCACGTGCCCGACATTGAGCGCCATCAGCGCGCCGCCCAGCCCGCTCAGCCCGCCGGCCAGCACGTACGTCAGGTAAATGGTGCCCCACGTGGAAAGGCCCAGGTACTCCAGCCGCACCTCGTTGTCCCGCACGGCCCGGGCCGCGTAGCCCAGCGGCGAGTTCATGTATCGGAAGGTCAGGTAGGCCACCGCGGCGGTGCAGCTCAGCGTGAGCAAGTACAGCCCCGAGCGCAGCCGCTCGGCCTCCAGCGCGAGCCCTGCGATCGTCGGCGTGGCGACGGCCATGCCATCGCTGCCGCCGGTGAGCGCGTACGCCTTCACCAGGATCCCGTACAGGACCATCGAGAACGCCAGGGTGAGCATGGCGAAGAAGATCTCCCGATATCGGGCCAGGAGCAGGCCCGTCACGCCGGCCACGAGGACCCCGGCCGCCGTGCCCAGGGCGGTGGCCAGGGCTGCCTCCCGCACGCCCCATGCCCTCATGACGAACGCCACGGTGTAGGCGCTGGCGGCGAAGAAGAGCCCCTGCCCGAAGGAGACCAGCCCCGCCCGCAGGAGCAGCGCCACGCTCAGGATCGCCAGGCCGCGGGCGAACGCCAGCGATAGCAGGAAGATGATCCACGCCGGCAAGACGAAACCCAGCCCGGCGAGGAGCGCCAGCAGGGCGACGGTGATCAGCAAGGGCCTCATATGCGGCGCCTCTCCTCGCGGGCGAACAGGCCCTGGGGACGCACCAGCAGCACCGCGGCCATCACCAGATAGATGGCGAACAGCTCCAGATCCGGGATGTGATGCACGGCCGCCGCCCGCACGATCCCCACGATCAACGCGCCCAGCGCCGCGCCCTCCAGGCTCCCCAGCCCGCCGATGACGACCACGGCGAAGGCCAGCACGATCACCTCGACAGCGATGCCCGGCGCCACGGAGATCATCGGCGCGGTGAAGGCGCCGCCCAGGGCAGCCAGCACGGCCCCCAGCGTGAAGGTGATGACGTAAACGCGCGGGACGTTCACCCCCATCGCCGTGCTGATCTCCGGATCCTCGATGACGGCCACGATGAGCTTCCCGAATCTGGTGCGGTTGATGAAGAGCCATAGCGCGCCGCCGGCCGCCACGGCGATGCCCAGCAGCAGGAAGCTATATCGCGGATAAGCGATCCCGCCCAACTGGACCTGGCCCAGCAGCTGGTAGGGCTTGTACGCGTAGTACGGATCCGCCCCCCAGCCGAGCTTGATCGCGTCCTCCAGGATCAGGAACAGGGCGTAGGTGACCAGGAGCTGGACGGCCGGATCGCGGTCATAGACCCAGCGCAGCAGGCCGCGCTCGATCAGCGGGCCCGCGATCACGCCGACCAGCAGGGCGGCCCCGAACAGGACGAGATAGCTCCCGTAGGGCCAGAGGTCGTGCCGAAAGTAGGCGATGATCAGCGAGGCGCCCGTATAGGCCCCCAGGGCATAGAGGCTGCCGTGGGCCACGTTCAGGAT
This window contains:
- a CDS encoding branched-chain amino acid ABC transporter permease, whose protein sequence is MRPLLITVALLALLAGLGFVLPAWIIFLLSLAFARGLAILSVALLLRAGLVSFGQGLFFAASAYTVAFVMRAWGVREAALATALGTAAGVLVAGVTGLLLARYREIFFAMLTLAFSMVLYGILVKAYALTGGSDGMAVATPTIAGLALEAERLRSGLYLLTLSCTAAVAYLTFRYMNSPLGYAARAVRDNEVRLEYLGLSTWGTIYLTYVLAGGLSGLGGALMALNVGHVDPQLAYWTTSGEFVFVALLGGIGNVLAPLGGAVVFEILRAYAFKYAPYIWQMIMGSAMLLIILFMPEGLWTIYTSAVRRIRIRRWSWRRLG
- a CDS encoding ABC transporter ATP-binding protein, encoding MVLEAVGLTRTFGQVVAADGIDLRITAGERVGVVGPNGAGKTTLLNLITGYVRPQRGRIRYLGRDITGLPPRAITRLGIARSFQIPQLYTGLSVVENVLIALAAREGRGLDPWRPLRQDALISEALAILGPFGIRDYADQPVVALPEGGRKLLDIALAFALRPRLLLMDEPTSGVSMRDKFGVMDTLMGVLQSAGVTTLFVEHDMEVIRRYAGRVLVLHQGRIIADGPPEAVLADVATEGMVF
- a CDS encoding branched-chain amino acid ABC transporter permease; the protein is MNTWLIIAVDGVAFASWLFLISVGMTLIYGVLRILNVAHGSLYALGAYTGASLIIAYFRHDLWPYGSYLVLFGAALLVGVIAGPLIERGLLRWVYDRDPAVQLLVTYALFLILEDAIKLGWGADPYYAYKPYQLLGQVQLGGIAYPRYSFLLLGIAVAAGGALWLFINRTRFGKLIVAVIEDPEISTAMGVNVPRVYVITFTLGAVLAALGGAFTAPMISVAPGIAVEVIVLAFAVVVIGGLGSLEGAALGALIVGIVRAAAVHHIPDLELFAIYLVMAAVLLVRPQGLFAREERRRI